From the genome of Drosophila melanogaster chromosome 2L, one region includes:
- the dbr gene encoding debra, isoform E, with amino-acid sequence MDAQFEHLCRICAANTKSKTNSVVESVFIFKTQGLKDKISRHLYLNVAEEDPLPKVLCKSCYRQVEATASLSNIAKHTQLVFRDFLLSTLPKNAREAAAAQLSVPATQIPHRHDEVQAEIDEFRPILLTHVPESGNTASKPQPANCLELAPKTGENYLAASSSSSSLSKPAGSVKSYLNTGRRNSVFTDTRYGSAPLSIAQRTMQCLPSLVPLNTESLGSNAMRKSPDTKLSPKGVINFIQTHGRITGNIPEVQAEDNTGNINVTDSRNTVTASVLISSNVSNPGTKSQDSNLFLQKSRNLKNTLNNIKAMRTGQVSLLKGAQNRNPIEDVRPLVTTTLVPQYGGEPSVEEALPEHMIFAAPKKKREDEEQFLQTALPQLKKTVPSQSKTKSTKLDLTISVDSHVSPPSTSISNVKSLTDAIFLGSVIRDPDLLMLILKALKWPVTAENCDEQMSRLKSSKFAVIMSDTNLLQDTDLTQLLGPYLAPMLPVVQQQDQHPLSSAIGSASSNHSSQATKDVLKLADLSSAMPYKLPPETSVQLVPSSPTEQEPQPVRHKKAVSVPTVKRHQRKMRALDLPAVDKTRRIISLSTSKAAYVSNELSNINSVLFSQFESNPADAINEALISLLKQQQQETKDQRKTRQSCIGSDSAVNLEDIVLIDPQPPLAVDPHNVKYLEDDYVSPQSQPGSQYNFKRRKTDIRSSEPSEVVVLDNSGSPNEKNSKEVFPSTKQTLSRETKKSAVTVRKESLGQLKQAPTSTVPEDICDPKARAINAKENPEVCEPVPDNGGSDDIDDSKAGSVSVRKSEVKAALGQKLLEAIGLSQLGADAAPENSRDTLRSALKRSIKQAQEQQLQLKRGNHEEPVKQLADSTTKLSAAESADEHKKAIAERELALLNRGFKAGEENTISLKDDKWERTDVSSSSSRNRRGRKSKIDSNVEDFGDEEKKDSRWDEDDDLPLKADTEKPSERNSTNARPTRTSKTLSKYYKGPTSKSHHSMGTRSTRQR; translated from the exons GTAGCTGAAGAAGATCCTCTGCCAAAAGTGCTCTGCAAATCTTGTTACCGCCAAGTAGAGGCCACGGCGTCGCTTTCAAATATAGCAAAACATACTCAGCTCGTGTTTCGGGACTTTCTCCTTAGTACACTG CCTAAGAATGCGAGGGAAGCGGCTGCTGCACAACTGAGCGTTCCAGCAACCCAAATCCCACACCGACACGACGAAGTCCAAGCGGAAATCGATGAATTTCGCCCCATTTTGCTGACCCACGTGCCGGAGTCCGGAAACACCGCTTCCAAGCCCCAACCAGCCAATTGCCTGGAGCTGGCCCCAAAAACCGGCGAAAACTACTTGGCTGCATCTTCCTCATCCTCTTCTCTGAGCAAACCCGCTGGATCAGTAAAGAGCTATCTTAACACTGGGAGACGCAACAGCGTTTTTACAGACACTAGGTATGGATCGGCCCCACTGTCTATCGCTCAACGAACTATGCAGTGTCTGCCTTCTTTGGTGCCCCTAAACACAGAGTCATTGGGTAGCAACGCAATGAGAAAGAGCCCAGACACAAAACTATCGCCGAAAGGAGTAATAAACTTCATCCAGACTCATGGGCGCATCACGGGCAATATACCTGAAGTCCAAGCAGAGGACAATACCGGAAACATCAACGTGACAGATAGCAGAAACACAGTTACAGCTTCCGTTCTTATTTCTTCAAACGTTAGCAATCCAGGAACGAAATCTCAGGACAGTAATTTGTTTCTGCAGAAAAGTAGAAATCTTAAAAACACATTAAACAACATTAAAGCCATGCGTACCGGACAGGTATCACTGCTTAAGGGTGCGCAAAATCGAAACCCTATTGAAGATGTTAGACCACTGGTCACAACTACACTGGTACCCCAATATGGTGGTGAACCTTCCGTGGAGGAAGCACTGCCAGAGCACATGATCTTTGCGgcgccaaaaaagaaaagggagGATGAAGAACAATTTCTTCAAACGGCTCTGCCACAGCTAAAGAAAACTGTGCCAAGTCAATCTAAGACAAAGTCCACAAAACTCGATTTAACTATATCGGTTGATTCGCATGTTTCACCCCCGTCAACGTCAATTTCTAATGTTAAAAGCCTCACTGATGCAATATTCCTGGGAAGCGTTATTAGGGATCCAGACTTGTTGATGCTTATTCTCAAGGCTCTAAAATGGCCGGTGACAGCAGAAAACTGTGATGAGCAAATGTCCCGCTTAAAAAGTTCAAAGTTCGCTGTTATAATGTCAGACACAAACCTTCTTCAAGACACAGATCTCACACAACTTTTAGGTCCATATTTGGCCCCAATGCTGCCTGTGGTTCAGCAACAAGATCAGCATCCACTTTCCTCAGCTATCGGGTCTGCTTCTTCAAACCATTCATCGCAGGCGACTAAAGATGTACTTAAGCTGGCTGACTTATCTAGTGCAATGCCTTATAAACTTCCACCAGAAACGTCGGTTCAATTAGTGCCTTCCAGTCCCACGGAACAGGAACCGCAGCCTGTGCGTCACAAAAAGGCGGTTAGCGTGCCAACTGTCAAACGCCATCAACGAAAGATGCGTGCCCTTGATTTACCTGCTGTTGACAAGACGCGCCGCATAATTTCGTTATCGACTTCAAAGGCAGCTTATGTCAGCAACGAACTGTCGAATATCAATTCTGTGCTTTTTTCGCAGTTCGAATCAAATCCGGCCGACGCTATTAATGAAGCGCTTATCTCACTCCttaagcagcaacaacaagaaacaaaagacCAGCGAAAAACTCGTCAGAGTTGTATTGGCTCTGACAGTGCAGTTAATTTAGAAGACATTGTACTGATCGATCCCCAACCGCCTCTTGCAGTCGATCCGCATAATGTGAAGTACCTTGAGGATGACTACGTCTCTCCGCAGTCCCAGCCCGGATCccaatacaattttaaaaggCGCAAAACAGACATTCGGTCATCAGAGCCGTCTGAAGTCGTTGTGCTCGATAACAGCGGATCCCCAAATGAAAAGAATTCAAAAGAAGTATTTCCAAGTACGAAACAGACTTTATCCAGAGAAACAAAGAAAAGTGCGGTAACTGTTAGAAAAGAATCTTTGGGTCAGCTAAAGCAGGCACCCACAAGTACCGTCCCGGAAGACATTTGCGATCCTAAAGCCAGAGCCATTAATGCGAAAGAAAATCCCGAAGTGTGTGAACCAGTCCCGGACAATGGAGGTAGTGACGATATTGATGATAGCAAAGCAGGCTCGGTATCCGTTCGGAAGTCGGAAGTCAAAGCTGCGCTTGGACAAAAGCTTTTGGAGGCTATTGGACTTTCTCAGTTGGGAGCCGATGCAGCGCCTGAAAACTCCCGCGACACTCTTAGAAGTGCGTTAAAGCGCTCTATAAAACAGGCCCAGGAGCAACAGCTTCAGCTGAAGCGAGGCAATCATGAAGAACCTGTGAAGCAACTTGCCGATTCCACAACCAAGCTAAGTGCAGCAGAATCGGCAGATGAGCATAAAAAAGCAATTGCCGAGCGGGAGCTGGCCCTGCTGAATCGTGGATTTAAAGCAGGAGAAGAAAACACGATTTCCCTAAAAGA TGATAAGTGGGAGCGAACTGATGTTAGTTCTTCATCATCAAGAAACCGCCGAGGACGTAAATCAAAGATTGATTCCAACGTCGAGGATTTTGGcgatgaagaaaaaaaagactCTAGATGGGATGAAGACGATGACTTGCCGTTAAAGGCAGATACGGAAAAACCTTCAGAACGGAACAGCACCAACGCCCGACCGACCCGTACTAGCAAAACGTTATCAAAGTATTATAAAGGACCAACTTCTAAATCACATCATAGCATGGGTACGCGCTCGACACGACAGCGCTGA
- the galectin gene encoding galectin, isoform D, giving the protein MTCCCGKQKRSQDETYQRFKNEDASFYEYADAVPKYFNDQIGKLSEGISFTVTGNLSVNCERFSINLVYNNDSRDVALHINPRLPQNYIVRNTKVQDIWGNEEVSSALPFLLSRGEEFSIQVLVTEACYMISVNGQHFAAYTHRIPYRDVRILEVKGDVSNVEMKRTLVLKYPERLPQSEANNIELHIDDGINEIDASVEETVKIPHEWCIISAPNTQSDSSPKRNNSSNDLGLTLPYYGALPPNSLVDGRCLKIEGRVRLLPHSFYINLQQGQDIWPHPVIAFHLNPRFSKASSGAIGKAVVCRNAWLNGAWAQEERSEFDTNFRPGRSFCLAIVCTKTSFEVYVNRQFMTDFKYKVSPEVVDTVYIQGDVKLWNVTLEKNQMIKGKNMRVYQNPWFFSE; this is encoded by the exons ATGACTTGCTGCTGTGGAAAGCAAAAACGAAGCCAGGATGAAACCTATCAGAGGTTTAAAAATGAGGAT GCCTCATTTTACGAATATGCAGATGCTgtgccaaaatattttaacgaCCAAATAGGGAAATTGAGCGAAGGGATAAGTTTCACGGTGACTGGGAATCTCTCTGTAAACTGCGAGAG GTTTTCCATCAATCTGGTTTATAACAATGACTCTCGAGATGTGGCGCTCCACATTAATCCACGGTTGCCACAAAACTATATTGTCCGCAACACCAAAGTACAGGACATTTGGGGAAACGAGGAAGTGTCCTCGGCATTGCCGTTTCTACTAAGTCGAGGCGAGGAGTTTTCCATTCAAGTGCTAGTTACTGAGGCATGCTATATGATATCGGTAAACGGACAACACTTTGCAGCGTACACTCATCGAATCCCTTATAGGGATGTTCGCATTCTGGAAGTGAAGGGAGATGTAAGTAACGTGGAAATGAAGCGAactttggtcttaaaatatccTGAGCGATTACCCCAGTCAGAGGCTAATAACATTGAGCTTCACATAGATGATGGGATTAATGAAATTGATGCCAGCGTTGAGGAGACTGTTAAAATACCTCATGAGTGGTGCATTATTAGCGCCCCGAACACACAGTCGGACAGTTCGCCTAAGCGTAACAATAGTTCGAATGATCTTGGCCTTACTTTGCCTTATTATGGAGCATTGCCACCAAATTCGTTGGTCGATGGTCGATGCTTGAAGATTGAAGGGAGAGTGCGATTACTTCCCCACTCGTTTTATATAAACCTGCAACAGGGGCAGGACATATGGCCACATCCAGTAATTGCATTCCACTTAAACCCACGTTTTTCGAAAGCAAGCAGCGGCGCTATTGGAAAGGCGGTGGTGTGTAGGAATGCCTGGCTTAATGGAGCTTGGGCACAAGAAGAGCGTTCGGAGTTTGACACAAACTTTCGCCCTGGTCGGTCTTTTTGTTTAGCCATTGTTTGTACCAAAACATCCTTTGAGGTGTATGTCAATCGGCAGTTTATGActgattttaaatataaggTTAGCCCTGAGGTGGTGGACACTGTCTACATACAAGGAGATGTTAAACTTTGGAATGTAACGCTGGAAAAAAATCAGATGATTAAAGGCAAAAATATGCGAGTCTATCAGAATCCGTGGTTCTTTAGTGAGTAG
- the galectin gene encoding galectin, isoform A: protein MTAIILLACHSVRELVDLSDALWQNTFNIERSLNYYRIKRRLELFRFHCRELWLRQVSKTSDPMHRKAGIDFAAIEAGADCVLNMDAFDDTTTELHKRFLQAEGTRPFPSDCISGIEVVDGNEFKASFYEYADAVPKYFNDQIGKLSEGISFTVTGNLSVNCERFSINLVYNNDSRDVALHINPRLPQNYIVRNTKVQDIWGNEEVSSALPFLLSRGEEFSIQVLVTEACYMISVNGQHFAAYTHRIPYRDVRILEVKGDVSNVEMKRTLVLKYPERLPQSEANNIELHIDDGINEIDASVEETVKIPHEWCIISAPNTQSDSSPKRNNSSNDLGLTLPYYGALPPNSLVDGRCLKIEGRVRLLPHSFYINLQQGQDIWPHPVIAFHLNPRFSKASSGAIGKAVVCRNAWLNGAWAQEERSEFDTNFRPGRSFCLAIVCTKTSFEVYVNRQFMTDFKYKVSPEVVDTVYIQGDVKLWNVTLEKNQMIKGKNMRVYQNPWFFSE, encoded by the exons ATGACGGCAATAATACTCCTGGCTTGCCACTCGGTTCGCGAACTCGTCGATCTGTCAGATGCTCTGTGGCAGAACACTTTTAATATCGAACGAAGTTTAAACTATTATCGCATCAAGCGCCGTTTGGAACTGTTTCGATTTCATTGCCGCGAGCTTTGGTTGCGTCAGGTGTCAAAAACATCCGATCCAATGCATCGGAAGGCAGGCATAGATTTTGCAGCCATTGAGGCGGGTGCAGACTGTGTCCTAAATATGGATGCCTTTGACGATACGACAACGGAACTACACAAGAGGTTTTTACAGGCGGAGGGCACAAGACCCTTTCCTTCGGATTGCATCAGCGGCATCGAGGTGGTGGATGGAAATGAATTTAAA GCCTCATTTTACGAATATGCAGATGCTgtgccaaaatattttaacgaCCAAATAGGGAAATTGAGCGAAGGGATAAGTTTCACGGTGACTGGGAATCTCTCTGTAAACTGCGAGAG GTTTTCCATCAATCTGGTTTATAACAATGACTCTCGAGATGTGGCGCTCCACATTAATCCACGGTTGCCACAAAACTATATTGTCCGCAACACCAAAGTACAGGACATTTGGGGAAACGAGGAAGTGTCCTCGGCATTGCCGTTTCTACTAAGTCGAGGCGAGGAGTTTTCCATTCAAGTGCTAGTTACTGAGGCATGCTATATGATATCGGTAAACGGACAACACTTTGCAGCGTACACTCATCGAATCCCTTATAGGGATGTTCGCATTCTGGAAGTGAAGGGAGATGTAAGTAACGTGGAAATGAAGCGAactttggtcttaaaatatccTGAGCGATTACCCCAGTCAGAGGCTAATAACATTGAGCTTCACATAGATGATGGGATTAATGAAATTGATGCCAGCGTTGAGGAGACTGTTAAAATACCTCATGAGTGGTGCATTATTAGCGCCCCGAACACACAGTCGGACAGTTCGCCTAAGCGTAACAATAGTTCGAATGATCTTGGCCTTACTTTGCCTTATTATGGAGCATTGCCACCAAATTCGTTGGTCGATGGTCGATGCTTGAAGATTGAAGGGAGAGTGCGATTACTTCCCCACTCGTTTTATATAAACCTGCAACAGGGGCAGGACATATGGCCACATCCAGTAATTGCATTCCACTTAAACCCACGTTTTTCGAAAGCAAGCAGCGGCGCTATTGGAAAGGCGGTGGTGTGTAGGAATGCCTGGCTTAATGGAGCTTGGGCACAAGAAGAGCGTTCGGAGTTTGACACAAACTTTCGCCCTGGTCGGTCTTTTTGTTTAGCCATTGTTTGTACCAAAACATCCTTTGAGGTGTATGTCAATCGGCAGTTTATGActgattttaaatataaggTTAGCCCTGAGGTGGTGGACACTGTCTACATACAAGGAGATGTTAAACTTTGGAATGTAACGCTGGAAAAAAATCAGATGATTAAAGGCAAAAATATGCGAGTCTATCAGAATCCGTGGTTCTTTAGTGAGTAG
- the galectin gene encoding galectin, isoform E, whose amino-acid sequence MDALDGTTMELHNSFLQVESTTHFPLDCISDIEVVDGNELKASFYEYADAVPKYFNDQIGKLSEGISFTVTGNLSVNCERFSINLVYNNDSRDVALHINPRLPQNYIVRNTKVQDIWGNEEVSSALPFLLSRGEEFSIQVLVTEACYMISVNGQHFAAYTHRIPYRDVRILEVKGDVSNVEMKRTLVLKYPERLPQSEANNIELHIDDGINEIDASVEETVKIPHEWCIISAPNTQSDSSPKRNNSSNDLGLTLPYYGALPPNSLVDGRCLKIEGRVRLLPHSFYINLQQGQDIWPHPVIAFHLNPRFSKASSGAIGKAVVCRNAWLNGAWAQEERSEFDTNFRPGRSFCLAIVCTKTSFEVYVNRQFMTDFKYKVSPEVVDTVYIQGDVKLWNVTLEKNQMIKGKNMRVYQNPWFFSE is encoded by the exons ATGGATGCCTTGGACGGTACGACAATGGAACTGCACAACAGTTTTCTACAGGTGGAGAGCACAACACACTTTCCTTTGGATTGCATCAGCGACATCGAGGTGGTGGATGGAAATGAATTAAAA GCCTCATTTTACGAATATGCAGATGCTgtgccaaaatattttaacgaCCAAATAGGGAAATTGAGCGAAGGGATAAGTTTCACGGTGACTGGGAATCTCTCTGTAAACTGCGAGAG GTTTTCCATCAATCTGGTTTATAACAATGACTCTCGAGATGTGGCGCTCCACATTAATCCACGGTTGCCACAAAACTATATTGTCCGCAACACCAAAGTACAGGACATTTGGGGAAACGAGGAAGTGTCCTCGGCATTGCCGTTTCTACTAAGTCGAGGCGAGGAGTTTTCCATTCAAGTGCTAGTTACTGAGGCATGCTATATGATATCGGTAAACGGACAACACTTTGCAGCGTACACTCATCGAATCCCTTATAGGGATGTTCGCATTCTGGAAGTGAAGGGAGATGTAAGTAACGTGGAAATGAAGCGAactttggtcttaaaatatccTGAGCGATTACCCCAGTCAGAGGCTAATAACATTGAGCTTCACATAGATGATGGGATTAATGAAATTGATGCCAGCGTTGAGGAGACTGTTAAAATACCTCATGAGTGGTGCATTATTAGCGCCCCGAACACACAGTCGGACAGTTCGCCTAAGCGTAACAATAGTTCGAATGATCTTGGCCTTACTTTGCCTTATTATGGAGCATTGCCACCAAATTCGTTGGTCGATGGTCGATGCTTGAAGATTGAAGGGAGAGTGCGATTACTTCCCCACTCGTTTTATATAAACCTGCAACAGGGGCAGGACATATGGCCACATCCAGTAATTGCATTCCACTTAAACCCACGTTTTTCGAAAGCAAGCAGCGGCGCTATTGGAAAGGCGGTGGTGTGTAGGAATGCCTGGCTTAATGGAGCTTGGGCACAAGAAGAGCGTTCGGAGTTTGACACAAACTTTCGCCCTGGTCGGTCTTTTTGTTTAGCCATTGTTTGTACCAAAACATCCTTTGAGGTGTATGTCAATCGGCAGTTTATGActgattttaaatataaggTTAGCCCTGAGGTGGTGGACACTGTCTACATACAAGGAGATGTTAAACTTTGGAATGTAACGCTGGAAAAAAATCAGATGATTAAAGGCAAAAATATGCGAGTCTATCAGAATCCGTGGTTCTTTAGTGAGTAG
- the galectin gene encoding galectin, isoform B: MCLRVLYEKMMCCCPKLKKGGLNEASFYEYADAVPKYFNDQIGKLSEGISFTVTGNLSVNCERFSINLVYNNDSRDVALHINPRLPQNYIVRNTKVQDIWGNEEVSSALPFLLSRGEEFSIQVLVTEACYMISVNGQHFAAYTHRIPYRDVRILEVKGDVSNVEMKRTLVLKYPERLPQSEANNIELHIDDGINEIDASVEETVKIPHEWCIISAPNTQSDSSPKRNNSSNDLGLTLPYYGALPPNSLVDGRCLKIEGRVRLLPHSFYINLQQGQDIWPHPVIAFHLNPRFSKASSGAIGKAVVCRNAWLNGAWAQEERSEFDTNFRPGRSFCLAIVCTKTSFEVYVNRQFMTDFKYKVSPEVVDTVYIQGDVKLWNVTLEKNQMIKGKNMRVYQNPWFFSE, translated from the exons ATGTGTCTTAGGGTTTTGTATGAAAAAATGATGTGCTGTTGTCCCAAGCTGAAAAAGGGAGGTTTGAATGAG GCCTCATTTTACGAATATGCAGATGCTgtgccaaaatattttaacgaCCAAATAGGGAAATTGAGCGAAGGGATAAGTTTCACGGTGACTGGGAATCTCTCTGTAAACTGCGAGAG GTTTTCCATCAATCTGGTTTATAACAATGACTCTCGAGATGTGGCGCTCCACATTAATCCACGGTTGCCACAAAACTATATTGTCCGCAACACCAAAGTACAGGACATTTGGGGAAACGAGGAAGTGTCCTCGGCATTGCCGTTTCTACTAAGTCGAGGCGAGGAGTTTTCCATTCAAGTGCTAGTTACTGAGGCATGCTATATGATATCGGTAAACGGACAACACTTTGCAGCGTACACTCATCGAATCCCTTATAGGGATGTTCGCATTCTGGAAGTGAAGGGAGATGTAAGTAACGTGGAAATGAAGCGAactttggtcttaaaatatccTGAGCGATTACCCCAGTCAGAGGCTAATAACATTGAGCTTCACATAGATGATGGGATTAATGAAATTGATGCCAGCGTTGAGGAGACTGTTAAAATACCTCATGAGTGGTGCATTATTAGCGCCCCGAACACACAGTCGGACAGTTCGCCTAAGCGTAACAATAGTTCGAATGATCTTGGCCTTACTTTGCCTTATTATGGAGCATTGCCACCAAATTCGTTGGTCGATGGTCGATGCTTGAAGATTGAAGGGAGAGTGCGATTACTTCCCCACTCGTTTTATATAAACCTGCAACAGGGGCAGGACATATGGCCACATCCAGTAATTGCATTCCACTTAAACCCACGTTTTTCGAAAGCAAGCAGCGGCGCTATTGGAAAGGCGGTGGTGTGTAGGAATGCCTGGCTTAATGGAGCTTGGGCACAAGAAGAGCGTTCGGAGTTTGACACAAACTTTCGCCCTGGTCGGTCTTTTTGTTTAGCCATTGTTTGTACCAAAACATCCTTTGAGGTGTATGTCAATCGGCAGTTTATGActgattttaaatataaggTTAGCCCTGAGGTGGTGGACACTGTCTACATACAAGGAGATGTTAAACTTTGGAATGTAACGCTGGAAAAAAATCAGATGATTAAAGGCAAAAATATGCGAGTCTATCAGAATCCGTGGTTCTTTAGTGAGTAG
- the galectin gene encoding galectin, isoform F: MISVNGQHFAAYTHRIPYRDVRILEVKGDVSNVEMKRTLVLKYPERLPQSEANNIELHIDDGINEIDASVEETVKIPHEWCIISAPNTQSDSSPKRNNSSNDLGLTLPYYGALPPNSLVDGRCLKIEGRVRLLPHSFYINLQQGQDIWPHPVIAFHLNPRFSKASSGAIGKAVVCRNAWLNGAWAQEERSEFDTNFRPGRSFCLAIVCTKTSFEVYVNRQFMTDFKYKVSPEVVDTVYIQGDVKLWNVTLEKNQMIKGKNMRVYQNPWFFSE; this comes from the coding sequence ATGATATCGGTAAACGGACAACACTTTGCAGCGTACACTCATCGAATCCCTTATAGGGATGTTCGCATTCTGGAAGTGAAGGGAGATGTAAGTAACGTGGAAATGAAGCGAactttggtcttaaaatatccTGAGCGATTACCCCAGTCAGAGGCTAATAACATTGAGCTTCACATAGATGATGGGATTAATGAAATTGATGCCAGCGTTGAGGAGACTGTTAAAATACCTCATGAGTGGTGCATTATTAGCGCCCCGAACACACAGTCGGACAGTTCGCCTAAGCGTAACAATAGTTCGAATGATCTTGGCCTTACTTTGCCTTATTATGGAGCATTGCCACCAAATTCGTTGGTCGATGGTCGATGCTTGAAGATTGAAGGGAGAGTGCGATTACTTCCCCACTCGTTTTATATAAACCTGCAACAGGGGCAGGACATATGGCCACATCCAGTAATTGCATTCCACTTAAACCCACGTTTTTCGAAAGCAAGCAGCGGCGCTATTGGAAAGGCGGTGGTGTGTAGGAATGCCTGGCTTAATGGAGCTTGGGCACAAGAAGAGCGTTCGGAGTTTGACACAAACTTTCGCCCTGGTCGGTCTTTTTGTTTAGCCATTGTTTGTACCAAAACATCCTTTGAGGTGTATGTCAATCGGCAGTTTATGActgattttaaatataaggTTAGCCCTGAGGTGGTGGACACTGTCTACATACAAGGAGATGTTAAACTTTGGAATGTAACGCTGGAAAAAAATCAGATGATTAAAGGCAAAAATATGCGAGTCTATCAGAATCCGTGGTTCTTTAGTGAGTAG
- the CG11374 gene encoding uncharacterized protein codes for MSVYPGACTVALRRVMDAMSLFYEKRSEAHRRKHFKVIQCPRPGLCFVFHGMILMACEHFVIDFLTKQGSEICEECDVLLQIGSRLPQNYITRNSRLKGKWGPEENSSYLTFQLNRGKSFWMQILLTEECFFISVNGYHFAKYFHRMPYRWLEAVDVLGDVSDIVIDTYYVSEYPIRLTHSLPRPIPHSNKLPRDGENVETEWMVLSSLAKMSSKKFLYQPSLPLPFYGKLLKENFLIEGSSLRIEGRVRLMPQRFSIAFQKGQEIWPQPTVSFYFSPCFLRSRHDKIGTAIITRRAYLNGDWVNCTVSRLNTSLRPGGAFVIVIACRDSYYELFVNNRSLFHFKYQMRPECVDIVNIRGDIKLWEVAIQGNTTYKKPKVRSAMERAISAWKRAEIPQLQI; via the exons ATGAGCGTGTATCCTGGAGCGTGCACTGTAGCTCTAAGGCGAGTTATGGATGCGATGTCGTTGTTCTATGAAAAGCGTTCAGAAGCCCATCGACGCAAACATTTTAAAGTGATCCAATGTCCAAGGCCAGGACTTTGTTTCGTCTTCCACGGAATGATCCTAATGGCATGTGAGCATTTTGTTATTGATTTTCTCACCAAGCAGGGAAGTGAAATATGCGAGGAGTGCGATGTCCTACTGCAAATAGGATCACGACTTCCTCAAAATTATATAACGCGTAATTCTCGTCTTAAGGGAAAATGGGGACCCGAGgaaaattcttcatatttaaCCTTCCAGCTGAACCGGGGAAAGTCTTTTTGGATGCAAATATTGCTTACTGAGGAGTGCTTCTTTATTTCTGTCAACGGCTATCATTTTGCGAAATATTTTCACCGTATGCCTTATCGGTGGTTGGAAGCTGTGGATGTACTCGGAGATGTCTCCGACATCGTTATCGATACATACTATGTTTCCGAGTATCCTATACGCCTAACACACTCATTGCCTCGACCCATTCCACATTCAAACAAACTTCCCCGAGATGGAGAGAACGTGGAAACTGAATGGATGGTTTTATCTTCTCTGGCAAAGATGTCATCTAAAAAGTTCCTCTACCAGCCGAGCCTCCCTCTTCCTTTCTATGGAAAGCTGTTAAAAGAAAACTTCCTCATTGAAGGAAGTTCACTACGAATAGAAGGTCGTGTCCGATTGATGCCCCAAAGATTCAGTATAGCGTTTCAGAAAGGACAGGAAATTTGGCCGCAACCCACAGTGTCATTCTATTTCAGCCCATGTTTCTTGCGTAGTAGACATGACAAAATCGGCACGGCTATTATTACACGACGTGCCTATTTAAACGGCGATTGGGTGAACTGCACAGTGTCTCGCTTAAATACAAGTCTAAGGCCAGGAGGCGCCTTTGTCATAGTAATTGCTTGCAGAGACAGCTATTACGAACTGTTTGTAAACAACAGGTCCTTGTTTCATTTTAAGTATCAAATGAGGCCAGAGTGCGTCGACATTGTGAATATTCGTGGAGATATCAAGCTTTGGGAAGTAGCAATCCAAGGCAACACTACttacaaaaaaccaaaag TTCGATCTGCTATGGAACGAGCAATAAGTGCCTGGAAGCGAGCTGAAATCCCCCAACTTCAAATATAA